The following proteins are encoded in a genomic region of Terriglobales bacterium:
- a CDS encoding transcriptional regulator, translating into MALTRSFKETIQARVKRDPAFRRELLREGIESFLAGDVETGKTVLRDYINATVGFNELAEATHRSPKSLMRMLGPSGNPQARNLFAIVKYLQKKEKVIFKLRTAMAAG; encoded by the coding sequence ATGGCATTGACGCGAAGCTTTAAGGAGACGATCCAAGCGAGGGTGAAACGTGACCCTGCATTTCGCCGAGAGCTCTTGCGTGAAGGTATCGAGAGCTTCCTGGCGGGAGATGTGGAAACTGGCAAGACAGTGCTGCGTGACTACATCAATGCTACCGTCGGGTTTAACGAGTTGGCGGAGGCTACACACCGGTCCCCCAAGAGCCTGATGCGAATGCTCGGGCCGTCCGGAAATCCACAGGCACGGAACCTGTTTGCGATTGTGAAGTATCTTCAGAAAAAGGAAAAAGTCATCTTCAAGTTGCGGACGGCTATGGCTGCGGGATAG
- a CDS encoding type II toxin-antitoxin system RelE/ParE family toxin, which produces MIEVLEYLDAGGRSPYRKWFDGLNAPTAAKVAIAVTRLAQGNFSNIKSVGAGVFEYRLDFGPGYRIYFGKDGERLMILLGGGTKSASSGILGTQPPGGGTTRQGSRR; this is translated from the coding sequence ATGATTGAGGTCCTTGAATACCTCGACGCCGGCGGCCGCAGTCCATACCGCAAGTGGTTTGATGGGCTCAACGCGCCGACGGCAGCCAAGGTCGCGATAGCAGTTACGCGCCTGGCTCAGGGCAACTTCTCCAACATCAAGAGCGTTGGCGCGGGAGTGTTCGAGTACCGCCTCGATTTCGGTCCCGGTTATCGCATCTACTTCGGCAAAGATGGAGAGCGTCTGATGATACTTCTCGGCGGCGGAACAAAAAGCGCCAGCAGCGGGATATTAGGGACGCAACCTCCCGGTGGCGGGACTACAAGACAAGGAAGCAGGAGATAG
- a CDS encoding FtsQ-type POTRA domain-containing protein yields MARNNGPLYPGDEASPRAGPSAASQLADPELDPRLADLDVEEESPFLRAQKRVTVRRGALRGKNASYLKMGAVLTAVLAATALIASMTYQYGSHSWRFRLESSDSIEISGMQHVSHKQVMQVMGEDIGRNLFFVPLEQRKKQLEEIPWVESATVMRLLPNWLNVEIKERTPVAFVQVGSHVALIDSHGVVMDLPPGGTRKYSFPVLVGMAPSEPLSTRAARMKIYGELARQLDEGGAHYSQDLSDVDLIDPEDVKVTVSDPAGNVLVHLGGSNFAERFKLYKAHVQEWRQQFSKLDSVDLRYDGQVIVNPDAPEARKQVPITPAAKVHPASVPAAGKKASARHVRR; encoded by the coding sequence ATGGCACGGAATAACGGTCCACTTTATCCGGGCGACGAAGCTTCTCCTCGCGCCGGCCCGTCCGCCGCTTCTCAGCTGGCCGATCCTGAACTGGATCCCCGCCTCGCCGACCTCGACGTGGAAGAGGAATCGCCCTTTCTGCGTGCCCAGAAAAGGGTGACGGTGCGCCGGGGCGCGTTGCGCGGCAAGAATGCCAGCTACCTCAAAATGGGGGCAGTCTTGACCGCAGTTCTGGCCGCCACCGCGCTGATTGCCAGCATGACCTACCAGTACGGATCCCATTCCTGGCGATTTCGCCTGGAATCCAGCGATAGCATCGAGATCAGCGGAATGCAGCACGTCAGCCACAAGCAGGTCATGCAGGTTATGGGCGAGGACATCGGACGCAACTTATTTTTCGTTCCACTCGAGCAGCGCAAGAAACAGCTGGAAGAGATTCCCTGGGTGGAAAGCGCAACCGTGATGCGGCTGCTGCCCAACTGGCTGAACGTGGAAATCAAGGAGCGAACCCCAGTTGCCTTCGTCCAGGTGGGATCGCATGTGGCTTTGATCGATAGCCATGGCGTGGTGATGGATCTGCCGCCGGGCGGCACCCGGAAATATTCCTTTCCGGTGCTGGTGGGTATGGCGCCCTCCGAACCGCTCTCCACGCGCGCCGCTCGCATGAAGATTTATGGCGAGCTGGCCAGGCAGCTGGATGAAGGCGGAGCGCACTATTCGCAGGATCTAAGCGACGTGGATCTGATCGACCCGGAAGACGTGAAGGTGACCGTGAGTGATCCGGCGGGAAATGTGCTGGTTCATCTTGGGGGTTCGAATTTCGCCGAACGCTTCAAGCTTTACAAAGCGCATGTACAGGAATGGCGGCAGCAATTTTCCAAACTGGATTCCGTGGATTTGCGTTATGACGGGCAGGTAATCGTGAACCCAGACGCGCCCGAGGCTAGAAAGCAGGTTCCGATTACGCCCGCAGCGAAAGTGCATCCGGCCAGCGTGCCAGCTGCTGGCAAGAAGGCGTCGGCGCGGCACGTCAGGCGGTGA
- the ftsA gene encoding cell division protein FtsA codes for MLTAIDVGSAKTCVLVAEITDGGLRYRSHGLCESRGSRKGLIVDLEKAIASVQDAVEQAENAAGTPVEHAVVGIAGAHVRGVNSQGGSTLGTRTREITRDDIRVSVDRARAIALPDDRQVLHILPQEFILDGQPGVREPAGMVGTKLEVRVHVVTASASASQNVITTLNRAGVHVDNTVFEGLACAEAILRGDERELGVCLADLGAGSTDIVVYHEGSVIHTGAIPLGGDHFTNDVAVGLRTPLAEAEKIKKLFGNAIVTRIPETNEIEVPSVGDRPSRMMAQRQLGEILEPRARELFEIMRDHLRQAGVLDLCAAGLVLTGGGAKLNSIAEVAESVLRKPVRVAIPTPLARMPAELAQPEFATAIGTILYAYRMRMSQNMNGQGLGAKLKGLFGKRDS; via the coding sequence TTGCTAACTGCGATCGACGTGGGTAGTGCGAAAACATGCGTGCTGGTGGCGGAGATCACCGACGGTGGTCTGCGCTATCGCTCGCATGGACTTTGTGAATCTCGAGGCTCGCGCAAGGGACTGATTGTAGATCTGGAAAAGGCGATTGCCTCGGTGCAGGACGCCGTCGAACAGGCCGAGAACGCGGCCGGTACACCAGTCGAGCATGCCGTAGTAGGAATTGCAGGCGCCCATGTGCGTGGAGTGAACAGCCAGGGAGGAAGCACGCTGGGGACTCGCACGCGGGAGATCACGCGTGACGATATCCGGGTTTCGGTGGATCGCGCCCGCGCCATCGCGCTGCCCGACGATCGCCAGGTGCTGCACATCCTGCCGCAGGAATTCATTCTCGATGGTCAACCCGGGGTACGCGAACCCGCTGGAATGGTGGGCACCAAGCTGGAAGTTCGAGTGCATGTAGTGACGGCGTCAGCCAGCGCCAGCCAGAACGTGATCACCACCCTCAATCGTGCCGGCGTGCATGTCGACAACACGGTCTTCGAAGGCCTGGCTTGCGCCGAGGCCATTCTGCGCGGAGATGAGCGCGAGCTCGGGGTCTGCCTCGCCGACCTGGGCGCCGGTTCGACGGACATCGTCGTCTATCACGAAGGCTCGGTCATTCACACGGGAGCGATTCCCCTCGGCGGGGATCACTTCACCAACGACGTTGCCGTCGGCCTGCGAACGCCGCTCGCGGAAGCGGAGAAAATCAAGAAGCTTTTTGGCAACGCCATTGTCACCCGGATTCCGGAAACAAACGAAATCGAGGTTCCCTCGGTTGGTGACCGTCCTTCGCGCATGATGGCGCAACGCCAGCTGGGCGAAATTCTGGAACCGCGGGCGCGCGAGCTGTTCGAGATCATGCGTGATCACCTGCGCCAGGCTGGGGTCCTGGATCTGTGCGCGGCAGGATTGGTGCTGACCGGCGGCGGGGCCAAACTCAACTCCATTGCCGAAGTTGCCGAGTCGGTGCTGCGCAAGCCGGTGCGCGTTGCGATTCCTACGCCGCTGGCCCGAATGCCGGCCGAACTGGCGCAACCAGAGTTCGCGACTGCGATTGGCACCATTCTGTATGCCTATCGCATGCGCATGTCGCAAAACATGAACGGGCAGGGACTAGGAGCAAAGCTCAAGGGGTTATTCGGGAAGAGAGACTCGTAA